The Hymenobacter sp. 5317J-9 genome has a window encoding:
- the folD gene encoding bifunctional methylenetetrahydrofolate dehydrogenase/methenyltetrahydrofolate cyclohydrolase FolD, with amino-acid sequence MTSTTTSNLIDGKQTAEDIKAEIATEVAALKAAGKKVPHLAAILVGHDGGSETYVRNKVLACERVGFASTLLRYEDDITEAELLAKVNELNHDPEIDGFIVQLPLPKHIDPEKVIEAIRPEKDVDGFHPMNIGRMVAGLPALLPATPSGIVELLARQGIKTSGKHCVVIGRSNIVGTPVSILLAKNLDTANCTVTLCHSRTQNLAEICRTADIVVAAIGRPEFVTGDMVRPGAVVIDVGTTRVADASKKSGYVLKGDVNFAEVAPLASAITPVPGGVGPMTIAMLLLNTLRAAKGEIYPRQAG; translated from the coding sequence ATGACCTCAACCACCACTTCCAACCTCATCGACGGCAAGCAAACCGCCGAGGACATCAAAGCCGAAATCGCCACCGAAGTAGCTGCCCTGAAAGCGGCCGGCAAGAAGGTGCCCCACCTCGCAGCCATTCTGGTGGGCCACGACGGCGGCTCCGAAACCTACGTGCGCAACAAAGTGCTGGCCTGCGAGCGGGTCGGGTTCGCGTCCACGCTGCTGCGCTACGAAGACGACATCACCGAGGCTGAGCTGCTGGCCAAAGTGAACGAGCTGAACCACGACCCCGAGATTGACGGCTTCATTGTGCAGCTGCCGCTGCCCAAGCACATCGACCCGGAGAAGGTCATTGAAGCCATCCGACCCGAGAAGGACGTCGACGGTTTTCACCCCATGAACATCGGCCGCATGGTGGCTGGCCTGCCGGCGCTGCTGCCCGCCACGCCCTCTGGCATCGTGGAGCTGCTGGCCCGTCAGGGCATCAAAACCAGCGGCAAGCACTGCGTGGTTATTGGCCGTTCCAACATTGTAGGTACGCCGGTTAGCATATTGCTAGCTAAGAATTTAGATACAGCCAACTGCACCGTTACTTTATGCCACTCGCGGACGCAGAACCTGGCGGAGATTTGCCGCACGGCCGACATCGTAGTGGCCGCCATTGGCCGCCCGGAGTTTGTGACCGGCGATATGGTGCGGCCCGGCGCCGTGGTTATTGACGTGGGTACTACCCGCGTGGCCGATGCCAGCAAGAAGAGCGGCTACGTGCTGAAAGGCGATGTGAACTTTGCCGAGGTGGCGCCCCTGGCGTCGGCCATCACGCCCGTGCCCGGTGGCGTCGGTCCCATGACCATCGCCATGCTTCTGCTCAACACCTTGCGCGCCGCCAAGGGCGAAATATACCCGCGCCAGGCCGGCTGA
- the mnmE gene encoding tRNA uridine-5-carboxymethylaminomethyl(34) synthesis GTPase MnmE gives MAQALFSDTIVALSTPPGAGALAVVRLSGPAAVATTASVFSKKNLANAAGHTLHYGTLRDPESGDIIDEVVVALYRTPRSFTREDVVEISCHGSDYVVRQVLALLLRHGARLAEAGEFTKRAFLNGAMDLAQAEAVADLIAADSALSHRVALNQLRGGFSQELRDLRGRLIKFAALLELELDFGEEDVEFADRTGLAHLLNEVRGVVAGLLRSFELGNVIKNGITAVIAGRPNAGKSTLLNALLREERAIVSAIPGTTRDFIEDEVSIDGLRFRFVDTAGLRDDTADEVEAIGVARTRERVSKAALLLYLFDLTQMHPEEVQVEIRELTQGLDLPVMAVGNKTDLAAPGAQAAFASGFRIPDAAGPETPLVFLAAGQGQGLEALHEALVRQVRGSALENTASATIVTNVRHARALEAAANHLAAVQVGLDTGRGTELLAADLRHALAALGEITGEISSEDLLTSIFTQFCIGK, from the coding sequence GTGGCCCAAGCTCTGTTTTCCGATACCATTGTGGCTTTGTCCACGCCACCGGGCGCGGGCGCGCTGGCCGTTGTGCGCCTATCGGGCCCGGCTGCCGTGGCCACCACTGCGTCTGTGTTTTCTAAGAAAAACCTGGCCAATGCCGCGGGGCACACCTTGCACTACGGCACCCTGCGCGACCCCGAATCCGGCGACATCATCGACGAAGTGGTGGTGGCGCTGTACCGGACGCCCCGCTCCTTCACCCGCGAAGACGTGGTCGAAATCAGCTGCCACGGCTCCGACTACGTGGTGCGCCAGGTGCTGGCTTTGCTCCTGCGCCACGGCGCCCGGCTGGCCGAAGCCGGCGAGTTCACCAAGCGCGCCTTCCTGAACGGGGCCATGGACCTGGCCCAGGCCGAAGCCGTGGCCGACCTCATCGCCGCCGACTCGGCCCTGAGCCACCGCGTGGCCCTCAATCAACTGCGCGGAGGTTTCTCGCAGGAGCTGCGTGACCTACGGGGCCGGCTCATCAAGTTCGCCGCGCTGCTGGAGCTGGAGCTGGATTTTGGCGAAGAAGATGTGGAGTTTGCCGACCGCACCGGCCTGGCCCACTTGCTGAATGAAGTGCGCGGCGTAGTGGCCGGCCTGCTGCGTTCGTTTGAATTGGGCAACGTCATCAAAAACGGCATCACCGCCGTGATTGCCGGGCGGCCTAATGCTGGCAAGTCAACGCTGCTCAACGCTTTGCTGCGCGAGGAGCGCGCCATTGTGTCGGCCATTCCGGGCACCACGCGCGACTTCATCGAGGACGAGGTCAGCATCGATGGCCTGCGGTTTCGCTTCGTGGACACTGCCGGCCTGCGCGACGATACGGCCGACGAAGTGGAGGCCATTGGCGTGGCCCGCACCCGCGAACGGGTCAGCAAAGCCGCGCTGCTGCTCTACTTGTTCGACCTGACCCAGATGCATCCCGAGGAAGTACAGGTTGAAATCAGGGAACTTACCCAAGGGCTCGACCTGCCGGTAATGGCCGTGGGCAACAAAACCGACCTGGCTGCGCCCGGTGCCCAAGCTGCCTTCGCCTCCGGGTTTCGGATTCCTGACGCGGCAGGCCCGGAAACACCGCTGGTGTTCTTGGCGGCCGGGCAAGGCCAGGGCCTGGAGGCGCTGCACGAGGCGCTGGTGCGCCAAGTACGCGGCTCGGCGCTGGAAAACACGGCTTCGGCCACCATTGTGACCAACGTGCGCCACGCCCGCGCCCTCGAAGCTGCTGCTAACCACCTGGCCGCCGTGCAGGTTGGCCTCGATACCGGCCGCGGCACCGAGCTGCTGGCGGCCGATTTGCGCCACGCCCTGGCCGCGCTGGGCGAGATTACCGGCGAAATTTCATCCGAAGATTTGCTCACCAGCATCTTCACGCAGTTCTGCATCGGCAAGTAA
- a CDS encoding beta-ketoacyl-ACP synthase III yields MATLRHSYIAGVGHYVPSRVVKNAELEPMMNTSDAWIQERTGIQERRWFEEGTDTTANMAANASRKALEMAGVEANDVQMIVFATLSPDYFFPGSGVLLQRELGITNNCPALDVRNQCSGFVYALSVADQFIRTGMYDTVLVVGSEIHSSGLDKSPNGRGVAVIFGDGAGAVVLRPSTEEGQGILSTHLHSQGEFAEELIVKEPSSNRDNRNQRMMENEQDLYPFMNGQNVFKHAVVRFPQVIKEALDQNGYQPQDVDMLIPHQANLRITQYVQQKMGLTDDKVFSNIQRYGNTTAASVPLALSEAVQEGKIKRGDLVCLAAFGSGFTWASALIKW; encoded by the coding sequence ATGGCAACGCTACGTCATTCTTACATCGCCGGAGTCGGCCACTACGTTCCGAGCCGCGTCGTGAAAAACGCCGAGCTGGAGCCCATGATGAACACCTCCGACGCTTGGATTCAGGAACGGACCGGCATTCAGGAGCGTCGCTGGTTTGAAGAAGGCACCGACACCACCGCCAACATGGCCGCCAACGCCTCGCGCAAAGCCCTGGAAATGGCCGGCGTGGAAGCCAATGACGTGCAGATGATAGTATTTGCCACGCTCTCGCCCGATTATTTCTTCCCCGGCTCGGGCGTGCTGCTGCAACGCGAGCTCGGCATCACCAACAACTGCCCCGCGCTCGACGTGCGCAACCAGTGCTCGGGCTTCGTGTACGCCCTTTCGGTGGCCGACCAGTTCATTCGTACCGGCATGTACGACACGGTGCTGGTGGTGGGCTCCGAAATCCACTCCTCCGGCCTCGATAAGTCGCCCAACGGGCGCGGCGTGGCCGTTATTTTTGGTGATGGCGCCGGCGCCGTGGTGCTGCGGCCCAGCACCGAGGAAGGCCAGGGCATTCTGAGCACGCATCTGCACTCGCAGGGCGAGTTTGCCGAGGAGCTCATCGTGAAAGAGCCCAGCTCGAACCGCGACAACCGCAACCAGCGGATGATGGAAAACGAGCAGGACCTCTACCCGTTCATGAACGGCCAGAACGTGTTCAAGCACGCCGTGGTGCGCTTCCCGCAGGTCATCAAGGAAGCGCTGGACCAGAACGGCTACCAGCCGCAGGACGTGGACATGCTGATTCCGCACCAGGCCAACCTGCGCATCACGCAGTACGTGCAGCAGAAAATGGGCCTGACCGACGACAAGGTGTTCAGCAACATCCAGCGCTACGGCAACACCACCGCCGCTTCCGTGCCCCTCGCCCTGAGCGAAGCCGTGCAGGAAGGCAAAATCAAGCGCGGCGACCTGGTGTGTCTCGCCGCTTTCGGCAGCGGCTTCACCTGGGCCTCGGCGCTGATTAAATGGTAG
- the lepA gene encoding translation elongation factor 4, whose product MKNIRNFCIIAHIDHGKSTLADRLLEFTSTVAKRDMQAQLLDNMDLERERGITIKSHAIQMQYPYKGETYTLNLIDTPGHVDFSYEVSRSIAACEGALLIVDASQGIEAQTISNLYLAIGADLEIIPVLNKIDLPHAMPEEVTDEIVDLIGCKPDDIIHASGKAGIGIENILNAICERVPAPKGDPEGPLQALIFDSVFNSYRGIEVLFRIKNGTMKKGDKLRFMATGKEYGADEIGILGLNQEPRQEISAGNVGYLISGIKEAREVKVGDTITHVHRPTPEAIQGFADVKPMVFAGIYPVDTTEYEELRSSMEKLQLNDASLVWEPETSVALGFGFRCGFLGMLHMEIVQERLEREFNMTVITTVPSVQFHATGTKDQMLTINAPSEMPEPNLIKHIEEPYIKAQIITASEYVGPIITLCMDKRGIIKGQSYLTSERVEMSFELPLSEIVFDFFDKLKSISRGYASLDYELIGFRESDMVKLDVMLNGEKVDALSAIVHRSKSYEWGKRLCEKLRELLPRQMFDIAIQASIGQKIIARETVKALRKNVIAKCYGGDISRKRKLLEKQKEGKKRMRSVGSVEIPQEAFLAVLKID is encoded by the coding sequence GTGAAGAATATCCGCAATTTTTGCATCATTGCCCACATCGACCACGGCAAAAGCACCCTGGCCGACCGCCTGCTGGAGTTCACCAGCACCGTGGCCAAGCGCGACATGCAGGCCCAACTGCTCGACAACATGGACCTCGAGCGTGAGCGCGGCATCACCATCAAGAGCCACGCCATTCAGATGCAGTACCCCTACAAAGGGGAAACCTACACGCTGAACTTGATTGACACGCCCGGCCACGTCGACTTTAGCTACGAAGTGAGCCGCAGCATCGCCGCCTGCGAAGGCGCACTCCTGATTGTGGACGCTTCGCAGGGTATTGAAGCCCAGACGATTTCCAATCTCTACCTCGCCATCGGGGCCGACTTGGAAATCATTCCCGTGCTCAACAAAATCGACCTCCCGCACGCCATGCCGGAGGAAGTGACCGACGAAATCGTGGACCTCATCGGCTGCAAGCCCGACGATATCATTCATGCCTCCGGCAAGGCCGGCATCGGCATCGAAAACATCCTGAACGCCATCTGCGAGCGGGTGCCGGCGCCGAAAGGCGACCCCGAAGGCCCCCTGCAGGCCCTGATTTTTGACTCGGTATTCAATTCCTACCGGGGCATCGAAGTCCTGTTTCGCATCAAGAACGGCACCATGAAAAAGGGCGACAAGCTCCGCTTTATGGCTACCGGTAAGGAGTACGGCGCCGACGAAATCGGTATTCTTGGCCTCAACCAAGAGCCGCGCCAGGAAATCAGCGCCGGCAACGTGGGCTACCTCATCTCGGGCATTAAGGAAGCCCGCGAGGTGAAGGTGGGCGACACCATCACGCACGTGCACCGGCCCACGCCCGAAGCCATCCAGGGCTTTGCCGACGTGAAACCGATGGTATTCGCCGGCATCTACCCGGTTGATACCACCGAGTACGAAGAGCTGCGCTCCAGCATGGAAAAGCTGCAGCTCAACGACGCCTCGCTGGTGTGGGAGCCCGAAACCTCCGTGGCCCTGGGCTTCGGTTTCCGCTGCGGCTTCCTGGGCATGCTGCACATGGAAATCGTGCAGGAGCGCCTCGAGCGTGAGTTCAACATGACGGTTATCACCACCGTGCCGAGCGTGCAGTTCCACGCCACCGGCACCAAGGACCAGATGCTGACCATCAACGCGCCGAGCGAGATGCCCGAACCGAACCTGATTAAGCACATTGAGGAGCCATACATCAAAGCCCAGATTATTACGGCTTCGGAGTACGTCGGCCCCATCATCACGCTGTGCATGGACAAGCGCGGCATCATCAAAGGCCAGAGCTACCTCACTTCGGAGCGGGTAGAAATGAGCTTTGAGCTGCCGCTGTCCGAAATCGTGTTCGACTTTTTCGACAAGCTTAAGTCCATCAGCCGCGGTTACGCCTCGCTCGACTACGAGCTGATTGGCTTCCGCGAATCGGACATGGTGAAGCTCGACGTGATGCTGAACGGCGAGAAGGTCGACGCCCTGTCGGCCATCGTGCACCGCTCTAAGAGCTACGAGTGGGGCAAGCGCCTCTGCGAGAAGCTCCGCGAGCTGCTGCCCCGCCAGATGTTCGACATCGCCATTCAGGCTTCGATTGGGCAAAAAATCATTGCCCGCGAAACCGTGAAGGCCCTGCGCAAAAACGTAATTGCCAAGTGCTACGGCGGCGACATCTCGCGCAAGCGCAAGCTGCTCGAAAAGCAGAAAGAAGGCAAGAAGCGGATGCGCTCGGTGGGTTCCGTCGAAATCCCGCAGGAAGCCTTCCTGGCAGTGTTGAAAATCGATTGA
- a CDS encoding OmpA family protein, whose translation MRRKKVLGALRLAVMWAFCLGSADVASAQIMPKVQTPTNTKARALLEKAQQQTKERDFVKAVETLNQLNEKFPSFGEAFLLKGSLLKAMGDNRSAFAAYRNGLAKVAPDASHASEYQLLGDLALSYGDYQTGLDAYKQLMKVAPKTQKNLAKSQRQLLTCEFALEAMKHPQGEAPVALPSPLNSFKFQYFPALTADNRFLLFTGRPAASSGEDLYVSRQNKDGSMGAPVPISPAINSSYNEGAGSISGDGKTLVFASCDRPKAIGNCDLYISRRTGNNWSAPVNLGTNVNSTEWDSQPSLSADGRTLYFTSTRRGGQGQEDIYVTTLQPDGNWSMAQNLGTPVNTAGKDMAPFIHASGTTLYYVTDGLVGMGGLDVFRCEKSVAGAWSEPRNLGYPLNTFENEASLFITSDNQKGFCSRSRASEEPSGGYRLARERPVELFSFAVPAPVKARETSTYTQGRVFDANTKKPLKAEVKLYDLDTDVLTQFVTSDPEYGDYTVVLNEGHHYAMYAAADKYLLKSLSFDYSNQHSFNPLTLDIYLEPVRAGRTVVLNNLFFDTNKYELKPQSRTELNRLIEFLRQYRDVQIEVSGYTDNVGTPESNLQLSQRRSQSVVDYLSGHGIPLTRLRSKGYGEGHPLAPNDTEAHRQLNRRIELHIL comes from the coding sequence ATGCGTCGCAAAAAAGTGTTGGGGGCATTGCGCCTCGCAGTGATGTGGGCGTTTTGCCTGGGCTCGGCCGATGTAGCGTCGGCCCAGATTATGCCCAAGGTGCAAACGCCCACCAATACGAAGGCGCGGGCCTTACTGGAAAAGGCGCAGCAGCAAACCAAGGAACGGGACTTTGTGAAGGCCGTGGAAACCCTTAACCAGCTCAACGAGAAGTTCCCCTCGTTTGGGGAGGCCTTTCTGCTGAAGGGCTCCTTGCTGAAAGCCATGGGCGACAACCGCAGCGCTTTTGCAGCTTACCGCAATGGTCTGGCCAAGGTGGCGCCCGATGCCTCGCACGCTTCTGAGTACCAGCTGCTGGGCGACCTGGCCCTGAGCTACGGCGACTACCAAACCGGCCTCGACGCGTACAAGCAGCTGATGAAGGTGGCGCCCAAGACGCAGAAAAACCTCGCCAAGTCGCAGCGCCAGCTGCTCACCTGCGAGTTTGCGCTCGAAGCCATGAAGCACCCACAGGGCGAAGCACCGGTGGCGCTGCCCTCGCCGCTGAACAGCTTTAAGTTTCAGTACTTCCCGGCCCTGACGGCCGATAACCGCTTCCTGCTCTTTACGGGTCGCCCGGCGGCCAGCAGCGGCGAGGACCTGTATGTGAGCCGCCAGAACAAGGACGGCTCGATGGGGGCGCCGGTGCCCATTTCGCCGGCCATCAACTCCAGCTACAACGAAGGGGCCGGCTCGATTTCGGGTGACGGCAAAACCCTCGTGTTTGCTTCCTGCGACCGTCCCAAGGCCATTGGCAATTGCGACTTGTACATCTCGCGCCGCACCGGTAACAACTGGAGCGCGCCCGTGAACCTGGGCACCAACGTGAACTCCACGGAGTGGGATTCGCAGCCTTCGCTTTCGGCCGACGGCCGCACCTTATACTTCACGTCGACGCGCCGCGGCGGGCAGGGCCAGGAAGACATCTACGTGACCACGCTGCAGCCCGACGGCAACTGGAGCATGGCCCAGAACCTGGGCACGCCCGTGAACACCGCCGGTAAGGACATGGCCCCGTTCATCCACGCCAGCGGTACGACACTTTATTATGTAACCGATGGCTTGGTGGGCATGGGCGGGCTCGACGTGTTCCGGTGCGAGAAAAGCGTGGCCGGCGCCTGGAGCGAGCCCCGCAACCTGGGCTACCCGCTCAATACGTTCGAAAACGAGGCCTCGCTGTTCATCACTTCCGACAACCAAAAAGGCTTTTGCTCGCGCAGCCGCGCCTCGGAAGAACCTTCTGGCGGTTACCGGCTGGCGCGGGAGCGGCCCGTGGAGCTGTTCAGCTTTGCGGTGCCCGCACCGGTGAAGGCGCGCGAAACCAGCACCTACACGCAGGGCCGGGTATTCGATGCCAACACCAAAAAGCCGCTCAAGGCCGAGGTCAAGCTCTACGACCTCGACACCGATGTGCTGACCCAGTTCGTAACCTCCGACCCGGAATACGGCGACTACACCGTGGTGCTCAACGAAGGCCACCACTACGCCATGTACGCCGCGGCCGACAAGTACCTGCTCAAAAGCCTCAGCTTCGACTATTCCAACCAGCATTCCTTCAACCCGCTCACACTGGACATCTACTTGGAGCCCGTGCGGGCCGGCCGCACCGTGGTGCTGAACAACCTGTTTTTCGACACCAATAAGTACGAGCTTAAGCCCCAGTCGCGCACCGAGCTCAACCGCCTCATCGAGTTTCTGCGCCAGTACCGCGACGTGCAAATCGAGGTTTCGGGCTACACCGACAACGTAGGCACGCCCGAGTCGAACCTGCAGCTCTCGCAGCGCCGGTCGCAGTCGGTGGTCGACTACCTGTCCGGCCACGGCATTCCGCTCACGCGCCTGCGTTCCAAAGGCTACGGCGAAGGCCATCCGCTGGCGCCGAACGATACGGAGGCGCACCGGCAGCTCAATCGGCGCATCGAATTGCACATTCTGTGA
- a CDS encoding metal-dependent transcriptional regulator, translating to MPSQTEENYLKAIFKLAEAEPDTTGVSTNRIAAALDTRAASVTDMLRRLADKGLLNYEKYRGVQLTAEGQRLALLTIRKHRLWEVFLVQQLGFNWDEVHEVAEELEHVQSPLLMRRLDAFLGHPALDPHGDPIPAEDGAMRRPAHRLLADLSASERGTLAAVKNTSAPFLQYLDKVGLQLGALVEVLDKVAFDNSFEIRINRERTALISAEVSRNLFVTA from the coding sequence ATGCCAAGCCAGACAGAAGAAAACTACCTCAAAGCCATTTTCAAGCTGGCCGAGGCCGAACCCGACACCACGGGCGTGAGCACCAACCGCATTGCGGCCGCGCTGGACACCCGCGCCGCCTCGGTGACCGACATGCTACGCCGCTTGGCCGACAAGGGCCTGCTGAACTACGAAAAGTACCGCGGCGTGCAACTCACCGCCGAGGGCCAGCGCCTGGCCCTGCTCACCATCCGCAAGCACCGGCTGTGGGAGGTATTTCTGGTGCAGCAGCTGGGCTTCAATTGGGACGAGGTGCACGAAGTGGCCGAAGAGCTGGAACACGTGCAGTCGCCCCTGCTCATGCGCCGCCTCGACGCCTTCCTGGGCCACCCCGCCCTCGACCCGCACGGCGACCCCATTCCGGCCGAAGACGGGGCCATGCGCCGCCCCGCCCACCGGCTGCTGGCCGACCTCTCGGCCAGCGAGCGCGGCACCCTGGCGGCCGTTAAAAACACTTCCGCGCCCTTCCTGCAATACCTCGACAAGGTGGGCCTGCAGCTCGGCGCGCTGGTTGAAGTGTTGGATAAGGTGGCGTTTGATAACTCCTTTGAAATCCGCATCAACCGCGAACGAACGGCGCTTATCTCAGCCGAAGTCAGCCGTAATTTGTTTGTAACGGCGTAA
- a CDS encoding citrate synthase: MAESAELILDGKSITLPVIEGTEHEKAFDIGKLRDQTGYVTLDSGYKNTGATKSAITFLDGEEGILRYRGYPIEQLAEKSSFLEVAYLLIYGALPTKAELDNFSGQITKHTLVHEDMRKIFDGFPSATHPMAILSSLICALTGFYPQSVSPDLSPEEMELNIIRLLAKMPTIAAWTYKNNMGHPLNYPRNDMDYCANFLYMMFSFPTEKYEINPVVVSALNKLLILHADHEQNCSTSTVRLVGSANASLYGSVSAGINALWGPLHGGANQEVIEMLEAIEADGGDTSKFIAKAKDKNDSFRLMGFGHRVYKNFDPRATIIKKAADEVLQALGLQDSPLLKIAQELEQAALTDSYFIERKLYPNVDFYSGIIYKALGIPTEMFTVMFALGRLPGWIAQWKEMRENKEPIGRPRQIYTGELERDYVAIDARA, translated from the coding sequence ATGGCAGAATCTGCTGAACTCATCCTCGACGGCAAGTCCATTACGTTGCCCGTCATCGAAGGCACCGAACACGAAAAGGCGTTTGACATCGGCAAGCTGCGCGACCAGACTGGCTACGTAACCCTCGACTCGGGCTACAAAAACACCGGCGCCACCAAAAGCGCCATCACTTTCCTCGACGGCGAAGAAGGCATTCTGCGCTACCGCGGCTACCCTATCGAGCAGTTGGCTGAGAAGTCGAGCTTCCTCGAAGTAGCCTACCTGCTGATTTATGGCGCCCTGCCCACCAAGGCCGAGCTGGACAACTTCAGCGGCCAAATCACCAAGCACACCTTGGTGCACGAGGACATGCGCAAGATTTTCGACGGTTTCCCCTCGGCCACGCACCCCATGGCCATCCTGTCGTCGCTCATCTGCGCCCTCACCGGCTTCTATCCGCAGAGCGTGTCGCCCGACCTCAGCCCCGAGGAGATGGAGCTCAACATCATTCGCCTGCTGGCGAAGATGCCGACCATCGCGGCCTGGACCTACAAAAACAACATGGGCCATCCGTTGAACTACCCGCGCAACGACATGGACTATTGCGCCAACTTTCTCTACATGATGTTCAGCTTCCCCACCGAGAAGTATGAAATCAACCCCGTGGTGGTAAGCGCCCTGAACAAGCTCCTCATCCTGCACGCCGACCACGAGCAAAACTGCTCCACCAGCACCGTGCGCCTCGTAGGCTCGGCCAACGCCAGCCTCTACGGCTCGGTTTCGGCAGGCATCAACGCACTGTGGGGCCCGCTCCACGGCGGCGCCAACCAAGAGGTGATTGAGATGCTGGAAGCCATTGAAGCCGACGGCGGCGACACCAGCAAGTTCATTGCCAAGGCCAAGGACAAGAACGACTCGTTCCGCCTCATGGGCTTCGGTCACCGCGTGTACAAGAACTTCGACCCTCGCGCCACCATCATCAAAAAGGCCGCCGACGAAGTGCTGCAAGCTCTCGGCCTGCAAGACAGCCCGCTGCTGAAAATCGCGCAGGAATTGGAGCAAGCCGCCCTTACCGACTCGTACTTCATCGAGCGCAAGCTCTACCCGAACGTGGACTTCTACTCGGGCATCATCTACAAAGCCTTGGGCATCCCCACCGAGATGTTCACGGTGATGTTTGCCTTGGGCCGCCTGCCTGGCTGGATTGCCCAGTGGAAAGAGATGCGCGAGAACAAAGAGCCCATCGGCCGCCCGCGTCAGATTTACACCGGCGAGCTGGAACGCGATTACGTCGCCATCGACGCCCGCGCCTAA
- a CDS encoding 7-carboxy-7-deazaguanine synthase QueE yields MEQFYTIQGEGYNTGRAAYFIRLGGCDVGCHWCDVKESWDANAHPRQSVAQLVDAVLEYPGRNVVITGGEPLMHDLGPLTAALQAAGCRTWIETSGAHPLSGTWDWVCVSPKKFKSPLPEVLAAAHELKVVVFNGTDFAWAEEHAALVPGTARLYLQPEWSRAARMTPELVEYVKQHPQWQVSLQTHKYLDIP; encoded by the coding sequence ATGGAGCAATTCTATACCATCCAGGGCGAGGGCTACAACACCGGCCGGGCTGCCTACTTCATCCGCTTGGGCGGCTGCGACGTGGGCTGCCACTGGTGCGACGTGAAAGAGTCGTGGGATGCCAATGCCCACCCGCGACAGTCGGTGGCGCAGCTGGTTGACGCCGTATTGGAATACCCCGGCCGCAACGTCGTCATTACCGGCGGCGAGCCCCTCATGCACGACCTCGGCCCGCTCACGGCCGCCCTGCAGGCAGCCGGCTGCCGCACTTGGATAGAAACCTCCGGTGCGCACCCGCTGTCCGGCACCTGGGACTGGGTGTGCGTGTCGCCCAAAAAATTCAAGTCCCCGCTGCCGGAAGTGCTGGCAGCCGCCCACGAGCTGAAAGTGGTGGTGTTTAACGGCACCGATTTTGCCTGGGCCGAAGAGCACGCCGCGCTGGTGCCCGGCACCGCCCGCTTATACTTACAGCCCGAATGGAGCCGTGCCGCCCGCATGACCCCCGAGCTGGTAGAGTATGTGAAGCAACATCCGCAATGGCAGGTGTCGCTCCAAACCCATAAGTATCTTGACATTCCATAG
- a CDS encoding DUF4177 domain-containing protein, translated as MKYFEYRLLDTVSGFFSGIDYQELTNHLNALGREGWEVVAVVDTIFTSHQTRGLLVTLKREIMA; from the coding sequence ATGAAATACTTTGAATACCGATTGCTGGACACCGTGAGCGGATTCTTCAGCGGCATCGATTACCAGGAGCTCACCAATCACCTGAACGCCCTGGGGCGGGAAGGGTGGGAGGTGGTCGCGGTAGTGGACACCATCTTTACCTCGCACCAAACCCGCGGACTGCTCGTTACCCTTAAGCGCGAAATAATGGCTTAG